The Pelmatolapia mariae isolate MD_Pm_ZW linkage group LG10_11, Pm_UMD_F_2, whole genome shotgun sequence genome includes a region encoding these proteins:
- the LOC134635625 gene encoding cysteine-rich venom protein translates to MLAFLICIVAVHQVHSACVLVSICPQNATVQAEIVDVHNAFRRAVQPSASDMLIMSYSDEVAASAQAWVDQCILDHGAPSTRLLNGYHLGENLFYASSLKSWTDVIDAWHSEVERYNYPTGSTNGKSIGHYTQVIWNSSYKVGCGATLCPNNIYYYGCHYYRAGNFRRWAPYTLGSPCGSCPNNCVDKLCNNPCPYIDHYINCPILKNTTGCSNELVKAWCPASCTCTTEIIPIG, encoded by the exons ATGCTAGCATTCCTCATTTGCATCGTGGCAGTGCATCAGGTGCACTCAGCATGTGTTTTGGTGA GCATTTGCCCACAAAATGCAACGGTTCAGGCTGAGATCGTAGACGTGCACAATGCGTTCAGGAGAGCGGTTCAGCCTTCGGCGTCTGACATGCTGATAATG aGCTATAGCGACGAGGTAGCAGCCAGTGCTCAGGCTTGGGTTGACCAGTGTATTCTGGATCATGGAGCACCCAGCACCCGCCTGCTCAATG GATATCACTTGGGCGAGAATCTGTTCTATGCATCTTCTCTTAAGTCGTGGACTGATGTCATCGATGCGTGGCATAGTGAGGTAGAACGCTACAATTACCCCACTGGATCCACCAATGGAAAATCTATTGGTCACTATACACAG GTCATATGGAACAGCTCATACAAAGTTGGCTGTGGAGCAACGCTGTGCCCTAACAACATCTATTACTATGGCTGCCATTATTATCGCGC aGGAAACTTCAGGCGATGGGCGCCTTACACACTTGGATCCCCATGTGGCTCCTGTCCTAACAACTGCGTGGACAAACTCTGCA acaaCCCCTGTCCATATATAGACCATTACATCAACTGTCCAATCTTGAAAAACACCACTGGATGCAGTAATGAGCTGGTGAAGGCTTGGTGCCCTGCTTCATGCACATGCACCACCGAGATCATTCCAATAGGCTAA